TGGTGTTGAGGTCCGAAGCATCCAAGCCTGTATAGTAGGCTGGATGGCTCCAAACCCGAGTCCATACAGCAGTGCGGATAGGATGAGCATTGGCATGGATGTCGTATACGAGAGTACCGTTAAGCTCGCGACAACACAAACCGCTGCGGGAATCAGAACAGCTGCAGGTCCTCTTTTATCAAATAATCTGCCGGAAATAGGTCTAATAATGATGATCGTAATCGCGTTAAATAAGAAGAACAAACCTACTTGCTCTAAATGTACTGATTCGCCGAACAAAGCGATAAAGCTAAGTAATCCCCCGTAGGTAATCGCGAGCATGACATTCAGTATTGCAGGCAATATTAACTGTGTATTAAAAGGAACCTTGAGCGGTTTAGATGATTCATTGGATCGTGCACTAAGCTGTTTTTTCGGCACCGCTGGAAGCGAACGTGAGAAGAATAGAACTGGAAATGCAAGAAGCAAGGTGAACGTTCCAACCATAGCCAGTGTTCCGAACCCCGATTGCTTCATTACGTTTAAGCCAATCATAGGACCAATTGACATCGCAAGACTGGTAGATAAGCCGAAATAGCCTATGCCTTCACCCATTCTTTTGCTAGGAATAATCTGTGATACAATCGTTGGAATAATCGTGCTGGCGATCCCAAATCCAATCCCATAGCCTACTCGCATCAGCAACAGCGACCCGATTGAATCTGCTACAACATAAACTCCGGTTATGGCCGCTGCAATAGCTAAACCAATATATAATAATACATTACGACTAACCTTCCGCATCAGAAAAGCAGTCATAAAACGCGAGGCAATTGCAGATAATGCGAATACGCTAGTAACTAGGCTGACCATAATATCTCCGACTTGAAATTCTCCTTTTACGTAAGACGGAAATGAAGATAGCAGCATCTGTAAATTCATAAATACTAATAAAGCACTAATCGTTAAAGCAATAAAAGATTTGGTCCAAAGTTTCGTACGCGGTTCTTGTTGGTCTGACATCACTTACGTTCCTACTCTCCATCATTTATTTGATCTATATGATTGTTTATTCTTAGAAGAAGCTCCATAAGCAGCTCATATTCATCACTGGAAATACAGTTCCTAATCTCATCTGTTACCTGACCCTCGATAGGAAAGGTTTCCTTAATCAGAGCTCTTCCTTTTTCCGTAATATAAACTTTAAAAGAACGTCGATCTTTCTCCCCGGTTCTTTTATAGATCAGTCCTTTTCCCTCCAAGTGGTCCAGAATTCGCGTCGTAGTTGGTTTATCCTTACCCGAACGCTCCGCGATGTCCTTCTGAATTAGCCCTTCCGTTCTGTCGACTTGAAAAAGGACTGACCATTGCTCTGGTGTTATATCATACTCTCTTAGCCAATTTTGAAATAACGCGCTTAATTTACGATAAGTAGTTCCCATCATAAATCCTAACGAAAGTTCGGATTGGTTATGCTTTGTCGTCATGAGTAAACCCCTTCTCATCATCTTCTTATTATCTTCTCGATAATTAGTTGCTTAGACAATTGTATTCCTAACAACTAAATTTGTAAAGGTGATACAAAATTATAAACTAACTATTATTAAGTTGCTTGACAAAGTAAACTTAATCAGGTATTATTATCTCATGTTAAAGATACTTAACTTAAAGACAACTAGAGCATAGCACTCTTAAGATTATTTGATTGAAGGTTGTGTAATTCATGGGATTTCTAGACAAACTATTTGGTAGAACAAAAATCGAGGAGGAACAAACAATGTCAAAATTAAACATCGGAATTATCTTGGGAAGTACTCGTCAAGGGCGTTTAAGCCCACAAGTAGGAGAATGGGTTAAAAAGGTTGCAGATGCACGTGGAGATGCTAATTATGAGATCGTAGATATCGCGGACTTCAAGCTTCCACTAATGGGTGAAGTAGATGCCACTGAACAAGCGACTGCTTGGAATACAAAGCTTGCTGAGTTAGACGGTTTCGTATTTATCGTTCAAGAATACAACCACAGTATTTCTGCATCACTGAAAAATGCACTCGATTATGCACGTGAAGCTTGGAACAACAAAGCAGCGGGTATCGTAAGTTATGGTTCCGTAGGCGGCGCTCGTGCAGCTGAACATTTACGTGGAATCTTGGGAGAACTGTCTGTAGCAGACGTTCGTGTACATCCTGCCCTGTCCCTGTTTACTGATTTCGAGAACGGATCTGTGTTCAAACCAGCGGATCTGCACCTTACCAATGTTAATGGCATGCTTGATCAAGTATTGGCTTGGAGCGGTGCGCTCAAGACTCTTCGTTAAGATTAACCTGCGTTGATATTATGAAATACACCTCTTGGAATAGACATTGGATAAACCTATGGTTTGTCCGGTCCATTCTAGGGGGTGTATTTTTTGTGTGTCTGGTAACATTAAAATCGTCTTATTTCATTAAACTGATAATTTGAACCGCTCTTCTTTTAAACGTATGAGATCTCCATCCCTATATATTTGTCCAGTATTATTTACGTCTCTATTAAATTCACTTCGAAGCTCTCTGCTACAATGTACTGAGAAGGGTGGAATAATAAAATTTGTTCCTGACCGGTATCGCTATGAGTGCGCCCATACGGAAAAGTAGTTACTTGAAGTGATTCAGCTTCGAGAACACGGGCGTAGATATCCAAAATTTCTTGGGGACCAGCGCAAAAACAAATAAGATGATCAGTAAAGGTTTCTAAATCGGGCAAAAATTCAGCAGCGAATTCTTTAGAGCCATAATTTTGCGCAAACGAGTGCAATTCGACGAATAATTTCCCATAAATTTTCTCGTTCTTATAAATGTGTTCGGGACCCATAATCATGAAGAAGGGTTTTTGGTATTTAAACAGTACCGGATGATCCTGGTGAAGCTCCAGATAAAAAGATGGGTTCTGCAGATTAAGACTGCTCTCCTGGACTCCTTTGCATGTAATTAGCCATTGATGGTATCTTCCCGCAGTTTGACCAAATACCTCCTTATACAAGGATAAGGTCAGATACATCTCATTCTCTGTATGCTCGACTTTATCGATCTTGAGAAAACCGTCATCATACATGTGCATAGCTTGATTAATCGCTTCAATAAAAATTGGGTCACCTTCCTCTATTCAAGTCGACTATTGTTACTTGGGAACAATTCAAAGTATAGATCAGTAGGAAAAAATAGGAAATAGGAGATTTAGTAGTATTTTCTCGGATAAAGTTGCCGAAAAGAAATATTTTGAAAAGGGTTGAACTGCGTGAAACTATACTTTCTTATAAAAAAATAGACCTGCCTCGTATGTATCATCACATACTGAACAGGTCTATTCTGTATTGGTTTATTCCGGTCTTTCTATTGAAAACATCTCACCAAGTGTTGCGTAATTTGATCCCGCCAAACGGCTCACAGCATTTAGACTTCTCGGGTCAATCCGCCCCTCCTGATAGATCGATTCAGCGATGTGAAACTGAACAATTTCGCCGATGAATAAGTCACTCCCAGGTTCTTCTCCCCCTAGAGGAATCGCTTGTACTAGCTTGCATTCCATACGAACCTTCGCTTCTAATACGCCAGGCACAGCTACACAATTACTTTGGACCGGTGTAAGATTCGCTAGTTCAATCTCGCTTTCTGTTGCCGGTAATGAGGCAGCGGTTTGATTGATTCTCTCAACATTCTCATCATCCACAATATGCACAACAAACTCATGATTGTCATAAATATTACGCGCTGTATCTTTTAAACGCCCCGCTGGTCTTTGAATAGACAGTGAAACCATCGGAGGATTAGCTGAGACGATATTAAAATAGCTAAACGGTGCACCATTCAAGATGCCTGCTGCTGATTGTGTTGTAACAAAGGCAATGGGCCTAGGAATTACAGTACCAATTAATAATTTATAATTTTCCCGCTCACTATTGTGCTTTGGATCAATCGAAATCAATCTCCCCAGCTCCCTCTTCACTCTTTTACGAAATCGATCGTACTTCTTACGGTATCTATAGGGCGTACTAACTTCTCAATTTGCTCACGTTTAGGCTCCAGGAATGGTGGCAATGAAAGCTTCTCTCCAACCGTTTCGTATTCCTCATCTCCCATAAATCCAGGTCCGTCTGTCGCAAGCTCAAACAAGATTTGCGGGGCAACACGTGTATAGAGCGACTCGAAGAAATGACGATCCACATACCCAGAGGTTTGGAACCCGAAGCCTTCAAAGCGCTCTGTCCATTCATCTAGCATCGCACGATCTTCTACACGGAAAGCAGCATGGTGAACAGTACCAAAGCCTTGACGCGAGTTCGGCAAGTCCTCATTATGCTCTACAATAATTTGCGCGCCATTTCCGCCCTCTCCGACTTCAAACAAATGATAAGCATCTTCTTGACCGATTTCTTTGAACAACATGACTCTTTCCAAAACTTCTTTGAAGTAATTGAAATCAGCAATTCGTATAAAGATCGGTCCTAAGCCAGTTATCGCAAACTCTAAAGGAATCGGCCCTTTTTGCCATGGTGTACCTGATGCAACACCTTCATTAAATTCATCTGAGATGAGTTGATAATGTTGGTCATCAAAATCTACAAATGATAATGTCTTTTTGCCAAACTGCTCTTTAATTCCGTTATGCTTCACTTCAAGGCGATCAAAACGATTTACCCAGTAGTCTAATGCAGCATCTGTTGGTACCCGGAAGGATGTCTTGGCAATCTCATTGGTTCCGTGTACACCTTTAGGAATGTTAGGGAAGTCAAAGAACGTCATATCCGTTCCGGCACTGCCCTTATCATCTGCAAAAAACAAGTGATACGTTTGAATATCGTCTTGGTTGACTGTCTTCTTCACTAGACGCATTCCTAATACGTAAGTAAAGAACTCGTAATTTTTTTCTGCGCTGCTTGTGATGGCTGTAACGTGGTGAATCCCTTTTAAATTTCTCATGATTATACACTCCTAAAGTTTAGTTTGATTTTGTAATATAATTCCCTAGATAAGAAAGTTTAATTGAAATATCTTAATGTTAAGATATTAACCAAAAAAATTTCTTCCCAACATTTGATCCTATGCTTCACAATTATCTTTACATTAATTATCTTTAACTTAAGATAAATTTAACACACACCTTTGTTCTTGTCAACAGATCACTATAAAAGATAAGCAGAACAGCCTTGTTCAATATGTTAAGAGACATAATGAACAAGGCTGTTCTGTTTTGGTTCTTACTCGATCACAAATTTCCCAACCGTCTCATTCATCATTTCCGCAATATTCGCCTGGTGCTCAGAAGAAGCAGCCACATCTTCAAACGCTTTTAATGTATCTGAAATATGATTTCGAATGCCACTTACATTATCTGCAGATTGTTGAGATACTACGGCAACACTCGTCATCGCATCATCTACCTCTGCCATTGATAACTTCAGTCCTTGCATTGAAGATACCATTTCACCTGTGATCTCATGAAACATATCGGCATCATTTTTATATTGCATACTTACTTGCTCGAAACTCTCGTAATCACTTATAACAGTTGAATCGATAAAATCCAGTAACGCTTGTGATTGAGAGGACACATTCTCAAAAGCATCTTCCACTAACAGAGTCATTTTCTGAATTTTAACCACTGATTCCTCTGACTGTATAGCAAGTTTGCGTACTTCATTAGCAACCACAGCAAATCCTCTCCCCTCATCTCCAGCTCTTGCCGCTTCAATAGAAGCATTCAAGGACAACAGGTTCGTTTGGGCTGCAATCTCTGAAATATACCCGGCCATCGCACTTACTTCATTAACAACTTTCCCTGCTTCAATCGCTTGCCTAATGGAATTCTGTTTCTCGGCATACAAGCTTGTCGCATATTGAATCGACGCTACAGCCTTTTCCTTCGCAGAAGCTGCCTGTACCAAAATTCCCTCCGAGGTGTTTAGTGCTACTCCCGCCTTATCACTCAGCATATCTGCATTGGAGATAATCTCTTGCACCGTTGCATTTACCTCTTCTGTTGTTGCGCTTAAAGATTCACTTCCAGAAGCAACCTCTTGCGAGGAATTATAAATTTGATCCATTGTAGCATTTACTTCCTCAACCGTTGCAGATAATTCTTCGCTAAGTGCACCTAATTCTTGCGCTGAAGAAGATGCACTAGCCACAATGGTTTGTACTTGCTCTGCCGAATGATTAAGCGACTTCACGATTTGACCAAATTCGTCTTCGGCATCCAACTTAGCTCTTTGAGTCAGATCTCCTCGACCAAACGCCTCTGAAAAGTTCAGGATAGTGGTTACTGCTCGTGAGAAATATCTTCTCAAGGACAAATATGAAAAGATTGAAATCAGGATAACGAGAAAGGCAATAACGATATTGATCGTAAGTCCTTTTTCATATAGCTTCTTATTCTGAACATCTTCATGTTGAGCGTTGCCTAAGTTCATTTCAACTAGTGTGCTAAGTTCATCAAGTCGTTTCGTATTAAACGCCTCAAGACTTAAGACTTCTCCATCAGGATCATATGTTGGTGTTTTGAGCATCTTTTCAAGCATTGGTTGCTGAACTTCCTGATATTGTTTCGTTAGTGATACAACATCATCAAAAATTTCTTTTTCGCCTGGAAGGGAACGTATTCCTTCAAACTGGTTGATGAGTTCTTTATCATTAGCCTGAAGGTCAAGAATTTGCTGATGATTCTCTTTCAATTTAGTAGGATCATGACTAGCAATCATTTTATTGGTTAAACTTCCGATCTCCTGAAGGTTTGCCTCAAACTTACCAAGTATATAGACTGATGTAAGATCATTTTTATACATACTTCTGGAGTTTGTATACATTTTGTCGAAATAAATACTACCAACGATCGCAATGATCAGGGCACCTATCAGTAATATTGAATTAGTAACAGTAATTTTACCTACGATAGTCCAATTTCTCATTTTCCTCATGCTTTGCACTCCCTATGTACTTTTAATTAAGATTTCATATTCTTCCACTGGCATTGGTTTCGCGAAATAATACCCTTGTGCGATCTCACAATCCACTTGTTTCAAAAAATCTATTTGCTCCTCTGTCTCCACACCCTCAGCCACAACCTTCATATTCAGATCTTTAGCTAGTTTGACCATACTGGCAATTACTATTTTCCCTGTCTCATCGTTAGATTTACTCATTAGAAATGCCCTATCTAACTTAATGACATCAGCAGGAAAAAATTGCAATACATTCAAGGAACTATAACCTGTCCCAAAATCATCGATAGCTATGGAAAAGCCTTTGCTTTTCAAATCCAACAAAATATCTCTAACGAATTCTAAATTTTGGAATACAATAGACTCGGTTAGTTCTAACTCTATCAATCTTGCAGGTACCTCGTACCGGTTAATAATGTTCGTCAAATTGATCAGGAACTCATTATGGTATAGGGTTACAAGCGATATATTCACTGAAATCGGAAGTGGCTGGATTCCTTCCTGAATCCATTTACTCAGCATGATACATACTGATTCTAACACCATTAAATCCAATTTCACGATAAAGCGATTCCTCTCAAATATCGGGATAAATACTACAGGAGAAATAAGTCCCTTCTGAGGATCGTTCCATCGAACCAATGCCTCGGCGCCATGAAATCTGTTCACTCGAAGATCAATTTTCGGTTGTAAATATACTATAAATTCACCATTTGTCATTGCAGGACCCATCTTTCTTACGATGTCCTGCTCTTCGTGCATCTGCAATAACAATTGTTCATCAAAGAACATACATGCACTCTTGTATCCACCTTTAATGGACTTACAGGCGATTCCTGCCCGGTCAATACATGCGAGGATATCGCTCTGATTATCTTCTACACAATAAATTCCACAATTGATTACTATCCTAAAACCTTCTTCATTTCCAAACGTACAGTCGCTCATTTCTTCAGTAAGTACCTGCATACGGATTAATAATTCCGACTTACTCTCATACGAAGTGAAAAGAATAAAACGATCACCCCCTAAACGTCCAATGACATCCTCAGCTAAAGCGTTTTCTGTTAGGCAATTGGCCACTTGAATCAAAATGCTATTTCCTTCGGGAAACCCGACAATTTCATTTATGTAATTAAATTGTTCAATGTCAAATTGCATAACAGCAAACCTTGTATTTGGGTATTCTTTCAGTAAATGCTGAGCATCTATGACAAATAAATTTGCTCTAGAAAGATGTGTTAATTCATCCTCAAAGGTAATCCTATCCATATTTTTCCTGGTTTTTCTTTTATTCCATAAAATATTTGCAAATATGATCAATAATAAAACAAACATGATTATACAAAATAGAAAAGCCGCATGGCTCATTTCGGTCGCCCTAACTATGATCACATCTTGCGGCATCACGGAGAGAATATACCAATCCTCAATCCCCTGGATGCCGGAATATCCAACCATTGTGCTTTCTCCATTAATCCAAAATATTCCTATTTCAGATTTATTTGTGCTTATATTCTCTCTAAAGATTTTCAGTTGTTTCTTATTTCTAGAATCAAGACTTATACTTTCGAATATATTATCAATTGACTTATCCGCTTCGTGATACTTCGACTTGACAATGACTTGTCCCTTGTGGTCAATGATTTGAGAATAACCATGACCATTAAAGAAGGTAGCTCCAAGAGCCTCATAAAGATCTTGTGTATATCTACTGGCAGATATAGCACCCTTCACTTTACCTCTAAACTTAAGTGGACTATTGATCGTGATAATTTCTTTATTGGAGATCTTATCTAAGAATGGATCAGAGATACTGCTAATACCCTGCAGAGCCTTTTGGAATTCTACTTCATCTGATACTTCAAACATTTCCCCATCTGATGCGTAGGCTTTACCATCTGGACTGATGATGCTAATTCGAATAAAATTATATTTTGTATCAAAGTGATGTAGATATTTGGGGGCCTCTTCCCAATTCATATCATCAATTTCCGAAATAGAATCAGCAATTCCATCTAAGTAATCTGATCCACTCTGTATCATATTTCCAATCGATTTACTCGCATGTATCGTAGCTTCTGATGTAGCAGTAGCCGCTTCTTCCTTATAAGAACCAAAATAAGAACCAAAAGTCCATTTTATGAAATAGTAAGAACACCCGCTAAATATCAACATAGCCATTATGGCGAGTCCTATCATTCTCCATATTCGCAGTTGTGTCTGATCCATGTATCTATCATCCTTTTCCCCATATGAGATGTTATTATCAGAATAATAACATCTCATATGTATCGAAAAATAAGAGTGAAAAACTCTCACTGTGCAACCGACTGTCATATCTATATTAGATTTAGACCCTATGGCTTTGTGTCCCTATTTTTCAATAGGTTTACCAATATTCTGTTGTCACAATTACTAATCCTAAATACTCTATTAAAAATAGGTTATCTCCAAAAGACCTATTTCCGCTGCGATTATATTGGGAAATTTTTCACAAATGTCAATGTTAACTTTAATATAATATTCATTAATGTAAAGCAACAATTCTGCGAACAATAATAAAATTTAGATACTAAAGCCCAATGTAACATTTAAATATGTCACATTGGGACTTATTTCTCAACCCGAACTATGTTTGTCTTGCGAACGCATAACGAAGAACAGCTTCTTCTAATATATCAATCCCCATAATGATATCATCCAGATCTGTATATTCATTGGGATGATGACTAAGTCCATCTACTGAAGGAACAAAGATTAGCCCTACTGGACATAGTCTGTTCATGTTCATGGCATCATGCCCTGCCCCACTGATCATCCGTTGACTTAATATCCCCTTCTCTTCACAAATGGATTCTAGAACATGACTGATCTCATTCGATAATAGGACAGGTTCCTCCGATATGATTTCAGTACTCTCAATTTCAAGCTGTCTACTTTCTTGTACTGAGGACATCGTCTGATACAGATGGTCTAATACACGTTGTCTGGATGCCACTGAAGTAGATCTGATATCAATTTTAATTTCAACCTCTCCCGGAACCACGTTCATGGCGCCATTTAAGATATCTATCACCCCGAGAGTCGCAACCGTTCCAAATTCTTGTTCGAGTTTGGCTGCTTTTTCAAGCTCCAATGCTATTTCTGAAGCACCCAGAAAAGCATCTTTTCTCATATTCATAGGCGTCGTTCCAGAGTGGGATGCTTTCCCTGATATTTGAATAAGAAGCCTCACGGGTGCTGCAATTCCAGTCACAATACCAATCTTCTTATTATTGTTGATCAAGACGGGACCTTGCTCGATGTGTAATTCGAAAAACGCTTTTAATTCTTCATTCACTCTACTCGCTTGGTCAATACTATTGTAATCTAATGCGCATAGCGAAAATGCCTTTTCCATGGTAATCCCATCTTTGTCCTTTAAATCTTTGAATTTCTCCTTTTGAAATAACCCTGCCATTACTTTGCTGCCTACAGTTGAAATACCAAACCGCGAGGATTCTTCACAGGCAAAAGAAATAATTTCGATAGGATGATCCGTTTCAATCCCTTTTTCGTTTAGACGTTTGATCACTTCCAAGGCAGCCGTTACACCTACTACACCATCATATTTCCCTCCTTGGTAAACCGTATCCAAGTGAGAGCCCATTACAACGGGTGGAAGCCCTTCTATCTTCCCATTTCTTCTAGCAATCACATTTCCGCAATGATCCATTCGTATATCTAAATGCTCAGCCTTACACATCCGCATAAAAGCACTTGTACATGTCTGCTCTTCATTCGTATAGGCAATTCTAGTGATGCCCTTATCACCCGAGTTATATTGATTAATATTATCAAATAATGCCTGATATCTTCTCTTTCTATCCATGCTAATATCTCCTATCCTGGGTATTCATGATTATGGTTTCATCAAAATTCGTGAATGATATACAATAGAGGAAGTGCTAATCTTTAAAAATCACATACTTGATGAGGTGTAATGGATAGTGATGAAGAAGACCATTATTTTTAAAGAAAATGACTCATTTACAATTAAAGCTGATTTATATGAAACAAACCGTCCCCAAGCCCCTGCTATTGTGTACATTCACGGAGGCGGCCTACTGTGGGGTGATCGAGAAGATCTATCCGAGGAAATGATACAACTTTACACTAACAATGGCTTTGCGCTATTTTCGATTGACTATAGATTAGCCCCTAGATCAACCCTATCTGACATCCTTGAAGATGTCCAAGATAGCCTT
This window of the Paenibacillus sp. FSL R10-2734 genome carries:
- a CDS encoding MFS transporter, producing the protein MSDQQEPRTKLWTKSFIALTISALLVFMNLQMLLSSFPSYVKGEFQVGDIMVSLVTSVFALSAIASRFMTAFLMRKVSRNVLLYIGLAIAAAITGVYVVADSIGSLLLMRVGYGIGFGIASTIIPTIVSQIIPSKRMGEGIGYFGLSTSLAMSIGPMIGLNVMKQSGFGTLAMVGTFTLLLAFPVLFFSRSLPAVPKKQLSARSNESSKPLKVPFNTQLILPAILNVMLAITYGGLLSFIALFGESVHLEQVGLFFLFNAITIIIIRPISGRLFDKRGPAAVLIPAAVCVVASLTVLSYTTSMPMLILSALLYGLGFGAIQPTIQAWMLRTSTPAQYGMANSMFYNSTDLGVASGAIILGMISAASDYGIMYRYSAGFMVLFLAVYIVIQFNKNRNNTTAISQ
- a CDS encoding MarR family transcriptional regulator, whose product is MTTKHNQSELSLGFMMGTTYRKLSALFQNWLREYDITPEQWSVLFQVDRTEGLIQKDIAERSGKDKPTTTRILDHLEGKGLIYKRTGEKDRRSFKVYITEKGRALIKETFPIEGQVTDEIRNCISSDEYELLMELLLRINNHIDQINDGE
- a CDS encoding EAL domain-containing protein, producing MDQTQLRIWRMIGLAIMAMLIFSGCSYYFIKWTFGSYFGSYKEEAATATSEATIHASKSIGNMIQSGSDYLDGIADSISEIDDMNWEEAPKYLHHFDTKYNFIRISIISPDGKAYASDGEMFEVSDEVEFQKALQGISSISDPFLDKISNKEIITINSPLKFRGKVKGAISASRYTQDLYEALGATFFNGHGYSQIIDHKGQVIVKSKYHEADKSIDNIFESISLDSRNKKQLKIFRENISTNKSEIGIFWINGESTMVGYSGIQGIEDWYILSVMPQDVIIVRATEMSHAAFLFCIIMFVLLLIIFANILWNKRKTRKNMDRITFEDELTHLSRANLFVIDAQHLLKEYPNTRFAVMQFDIEQFNYINEIVGFPEGNSILIQVANCLTENALAEDVIGRLGGDRFILFTSYESKSELLIRMQVLTEEMSDCTFGNEEGFRIVINCGIYCVEDNQSDILACIDRAGIACKSIKGGYKSACMFFDEQLLLQMHEEQDIVRKMGPAMTNGEFIVYLQPKIDLRVNRFHGAEALVRWNDPQKGLISPVVFIPIFERNRFIVKLDLMVLESVCIMLSKWIQEGIQPLPISVNISLVTLYHNEFLINLTNIINRYEVPARLIELELTESIVFQNLEFVRDILLDLKSKGFSIAIDDFGTGYSSLNVLQFFPADVIKLDRAFLMSKSNDETGKIVIASMVKLAKDLNMKVVAEGVETEEQIDFLKQVDCEIAQGYYFAKPMPVEEYEILIKST
- a CDS encoding methyl-accepting chemotaxis protein, with the protein product MRKMRNWTIVGKITVTNSILLIGALIIAIVGSIYFDKMYTNSRSMYKNDLTSVYILGKFEANLQEIGSLTNKMIASHDPTKLKENHQQILDLQANDKELINQFEGIRSLPGEKEIFDDVVSLTKQYQEVQQPMLEKMLKTPTYDPDGEVLSLEAFNTKRLDELSTLVEMNLGNAQHEDVQNKKLYEKGLTINIVIAFLVILISIFSYLSLRRYFSRAVTTILNFSEAFGRGDLTQRAKLDAEDEFGQIVKSLNHSAEQVQTIVASASSSAQELGALSEELSATVEEVNATMDQIYNSSQEVASGSESLSATTEEVNATVQEIISNADMLSDKAGVALNTSEGILVQAASAKEKAVASIQYATSLYAEKQNSIRQAIEAGKVVNEVSAMAGYISEIAAQTNLLSLNASIEAARAGDEGRGFAVVANEVRKLAIQSEESVVKIQKMTLLVEDAFENVSSQSQALLDFIDSTVISDYESFEQVSMQYKNDADMFHEITGEMVSSMQGLKLSMAEVDDAMTSVAVVSQQSADNVSGIRNHISDTLKAFEDVAASSEHQANIAEMMNETVGKFVIE
- a CDS encoding flavin reductase family protein; translation: MISIDPKHNSERENYKLLIGTVIPRPIAFVTTQSAAGILNGAPFSYFNIVSANPPMVSLSIQRPAGRLKDTARNIYDNHEFVVHIVDDENVERINQTAASLPATESEIELANLTPVQSNCVAVPGVLEAKVRMECKLVQAIPLGGEEPGSDLFIGEIVQFHIAESIYQEGRIDPRSLNAVSRLAGSNYATLGEMFSIERPE
- a CDS encoding NADPH-dependent FMN reductase, with translation MSKLNIGIILGSTRQGRLSPQVGEWVKKVADARGDANYEIVDIADFKLPLMGEVDATEQATAWNTKLAELDGFVFIVQEYNHSISASLKNALDYAREAWNNKAAGIVSYGSVGGARAAEHLRGILGELSVADVRVHPALSLFTDFENGSVFKPADLHLTNVNGMLDQVLAWSGALKTLR
- a CDS encoding Zn-dependent hydrolase, coding for MDRKRRYQALFDNINQYNSGDKGITRIAYTNEEQTCTSAFMRMCKAEHLDIRMDHCGNVIARRNGKIEGLPPVVMGSHLDTVYQGGKYDGVVGVTAALEVIKRLNEKGIETDHPIEIISFACEESSRFGISTVGSKVMAGLFQKEKFKDLKDKDGITMEKAFSLCALDYNSIDQASRVNEELKAFFELHIEQGPVLINNNKKIGIVTGIAAPVRLLIQISGKASHSGTTPMNMRKDAFLGASEIALELEKAAKLEQEFGTVATLGVIDILNGAMNVVPGEVEIKIDIRSTSVASRQRVLDHLYQTMSSVQESRQLEIESTEIISEEPVLLSNEISHVLESICEEKGILSQRMISGAGHDAMNMNRLCPVGLIFVPSVDGLSHHPNEYTDLDDIIMGIDILEEAVLRYAFARQT
- a CDS encoding ring-cleaving dioxygenase; translated protein: MRNLKGIHHVTAITSSAEKNYEFFTYVLGMRLVKKTVNQDDIQTYHLFFADDKGSAGTDMTFFDFPNIPKGVHGTNEIAKTSFRVPTDAALDYWVNRFDRLEVKHNGIKEQFGKKTLSFVDFDDQHYQLISDEFNEGVASGTPWQKGPIPLEFAITGLGPIFIRIADFNYFKEVLERVMLFKEIGQEDAYHLFEVGEGGNGAQIIVEHNEDLPNSRQGFGTVHHAAFRVEDRAMLDEWTERFEGFGFQTSGYVDRHFFESLYTRVAPQILFELATDGPGFMGDEEYETVGEKLSLPPFLEPKREQIEKLVRPIDTVRSTIDFVKE